Proteins encoded within one genomic window of Natator depressus isolate rNatDep1 chromosome 1, rNatDep2.hap1, whole genome shotgun sequence:
- the KCNE2 gene encoding potassium voltage-gated channel subfamily E member 2, with protein MVDLQNFTQILEDVFKNTFLNYMNNWRRNMTAEQDALQATVDAENFDYVILYLIVMIGMFSFIIVAILVSTVKSKRREHSNDPYHQYIVDDWGEKYKSQILNQDNLKCTIHENISVREKTTPRLP; from the coding sequence ATGGTGGATTTACAAAACTTCACCCAGATATTGGAAGATGTTTTCAAAAACACATTTCTTAACTACATGAATAACTGGCGCCGGAACATGACAGCGGAACAAGATGCACTGCAAGCGACAGTTGATGCAGAAAACTTTGATTACGTTATCTTGTACCTCATTGTAATGATTGGAATGTTCTCCTTCATTATTGTGGCTATCCTAGTGAGCACAGTGAAGTCAAAGAGGAGAGAGCACTCTAATGACCCGTATCACCAGTACATTGTTGATGATTGGGGTGAAAAAtataagagccagattctgaatCAAGACAACTTGAAGTGTACGATCCATGAAAACATCAGTGTAAGGGAGAAAACAACCCCTAGATTGCCTTGA